The genomic window caaggagtcagacaggactgaaaaacaacagtatagcactttaaaattggTGAAGCAGTTTACATATGTTAATTATGTGTTAATGTTAACATAAGTGGGGATCCTTACAACACCGCTTTGGGGTAGatggctattattatccccattttacaaatgaagaaattgaatctatgggaggttaagtgacttgctcaggcaggcacagctaggaagtgtctgagataggcTCAAGTCAGGTGTTGGTGGCTCCAAGTTctgcactctatcctctgtgtcacCCAGGGGCTACTCCTAGCAGTACATTATGCTGTTTCTTCCCAGTCTAAGTCCCTCCCTAGGAGccccaacaaacatttatcaggtGCCTGCAGGAAAATCAACACTGTGCTGCGTGGTTGGGGGTGGTACTAAGGGCTGACCTCTTGAAATGAGATTCTTTGCCGTTCTAAGATTCATTccttgaacaaacatttattaagtgtctgttacATAAAAAGCTCTGTGCTCCATGCTGGGAccacaaagattaaaaaacacAGTCTCTGTTTTCAAAGCTATTACAGATCTTGGAGATAGTGGTGGGGGAGAGGCACTTTTATCAATTTGTATGATGCAAGGAGGATATTTCCCATATAAGTATGATGCAAGGCAGAAGGTGATAGGGACAAGGGAGAGATCCAGGCATAGGCTTCTAGGAAAATTTTGGGAAGATAGATAATTTTCAGTTTTGGGGAATCCTGGGAAAGACTTCCCCCAGGATAATGTAGCCCTTCAGCTGGGGCTTAAGCGATTTCAACAGGCTAAGATGAGGAAGGGCAACTTGATATAGTAAATAGAAAGCCagacacccccccaccccagataTTTCTCCAGGGCAGGCAAGACACTCTTTCCAACCCCCTATCAAGCTCCCATACCTTCTGGTCTGCTAATGCctaagttcaaaaccagcctcagacagttactaactgtgtgccCCTGGAGCAAGTGGCTTAACCTctgagtgcctcagtttcctcatctataaaatgaagatcacAATAACAGTACTCCTTTAGACTGACAAGACACAGCACTCTACCCTCAGTCTCATCAGATGCCTCCCTCAAAGCATCTCCACCCACTGAAACTCTTCCTAGACTCACTCCTCAATGAATAAGTTATTTCCATCTCTTTATACTCacccatcccagtgattctgaaccctaGACTGCCTTGTCCCAACTTGGCTGCTCCCTTACTCCTACCTGCCTCAACACTTCCCCTCCAACATCCTCCTCCAGATCTACCTGACTTttctgtgccctctggaatgcctgctccataaTTAACAATCATCCTTTCATCTTaaactctttctttctccctccttccatcttctgatcCTCACTGAGACCAGGCTCACTCCTGGTGACACTCATTCTCTCCCCCAGAGGTGTGCTGAAACCAGCTCTCATGAATcaatagttaaattttcagtgtgggcCTTCTTGTTAGAATAACACTTTCTTGTTATCGTTCAGTTAtatctgattctcagtttccccGTTCTGGTATctgcttggcagagatactggagtggttcaccatttccttctccagctcatgttagagatgaagaaactgagacaaacagttaaatgacttgcctagggtcacacagctagtaaatatctgaggctggatttgaactcatgagatgaatcttttgactccaggcctggcactatccACTCTGCTGTAACCCCCACAATTTGCCTCCTTCACTCCTATTCATGTAGTCCTGAAACAgaactggggaaaataacaaaaGCCATGTTGATTTGGTCCACTATAAATTTACAGTGTTTAATCTCACCTGGGTCTCATTTTGCAAAGAATTCTTTTCATTCCTGATCAATTCACTTATCCATTCTTCACAGCAGCAATCCTCCCAGAGCACCCCCTCTTTCCTCTATCTCATCTGAAGACTTCACTTCCAAAAAATGGAAACCATTCCCAGAGATCTCCCCCTTACCCTGCATCATTCCCGCATATCTCCAATGAAGAGAtggcccttctctttgccaaggtcaATCCTTTTGTGTAGTCTAGATGTCATCGCCTCCTGATTCATCCTGCATATTGCCCTCACTATCATTCCTACTCTTTTAAATGCCCTCATAACTGCTGACTTtttctctgctgcctacaaacaaaCAGGCAGATagctggtgcagtagatagaatattggacttgaagtcaggatgacacctcttcctgagttcaaatccagcctcagacactcactagctgtgtgaccctggacaagtcaagtcaacctgtttgcctcagtttcctcatccataaaatgaactagagaagaaaatgacaaaccactccagtatctctgccaagaaaaccccaaatgaggttatgaagacTCTAAAAAATTACCAGACAAACCTATCTTGAccccatcttttaaaaattctcacttgatccaaccattcctCCTAGCTGTCATCCTCTATCTCCCCTCCTCTTTCATGGCTAATCACATTTAAAAAGCTATTCACAACAGATGCCTCCTtcatctcttctcctccagattcTCTgctctgacctcatcattcaactgaaactgccctctACAGTGCTACTATACCACATTTTTTCATCTTCCACAGTATATTCAAAGGGAGGGGACTTCTCACTACAGTTGACACCAAGCGGATCAAAACATAAGACTGGTGCATTCAACCAGGCACAAATCGCAAAGATCAAAGGCCCATATCTTCCCTAGTGTTGCTAtgcccatttttatttttagagaaaCTAAAggttagaaattctgaaaatagaAAGTAATACAACTAGTGTTCAAATTTAAATTGTCTAGTtgtagaaaaattattttctattttcagtgatatcttaattgccaaatctaatggcctttttgCATCTTCATCTTGACCTCTCTCTGCAACATCTGACACTGTTGATCTCCCCTGGGATActctctctctaggttttcatgacattgcctccttctcagtctcctttgctgcttccttttcgttctttttatatctttgctGACTCTTCACTCATATTACACCCATCAACCATAGGGTGTCCACCAAGGCTGTGCCCTGggctctcctctctttcctctccactaTCTCACTTGGTGGTCTCcttagctcccatgggttcaattatcacctctaggCAGTTAATTCCCAGATCTATTTATCTCTCAATCAATTGCCAACTGCCTTTTGGTTATCTCAAAttagatgtcccataggcatctcgaactcaacatggccaaaacagaacttatctcTGCCCaaatcctcctctcttcccaactttttcaTTACTGTTAAGAGCAGTCACCCACGTTGGTGACTTTGGCACCATCCTCAACCTCActctcaccccacatatctaatTCTGtgttaaatcttgtcatttctacttctacaACATCCCCCATACCTAGccccttctcttcactccaaGAGCTGCCACCATCATCTTGGTTCGGTCTTCTCATTTCTTGGCTAGATTCTTCAGCTTCTCTGTTTTAAGTCTCTTTCCACTcaaattcatcctccactcagctgctaaagtgacttttctaaagtgCAAGACTGAATGcggatcaaagcatactttttatcttctgtatttttcttagttgtttgtgtatattttctttcacaacatgactaatatggaaatgttttgcatgattgcacacgtataacccatttcaaattgcttgccttctcaatgagggtggagcagggagaaggaaagaatttggaactcaacattacAAGACAAATATTAAACActggttttacatgtaattggggaaaaataaaatattaagtcaaAAAATATAAAGTGTAAGATCATGTTAACCCTCTCCTTAGTTTAATGATTGCCAGTGACTCTGAGTTattattaccttcaggatcaaatataaatttctctgtttggcatttaaaactcttcttaACTCCTTCCAAGCTTTCTGGTATCTTACACTTGATTCCCTTTCACCAAGTGTGCCATTCAGCTACACTGACGTATTTGCTCTTGCTTGAACATGACTTTCCATCTtgcctctctctgcctttgctcTGGCTGTCCCAAATGGTTGGGATGCTCTGCCTTCCCTCCCTGAGGCCTCTCACTTTTCTTGGCTTCtatcaagactcaactcaaatcccacctcctgcAGCAGGCTTTTCCTGGTCTCTCCAGCTGCTAATCCTTTGCCCTCTGTTAGCTTCCCTTCTACTCTGTACATCTCTTGTACGTGCCTAGTTATTTCCTTATCCCCCCATTAGGATGTGTGTTTCTTggtggttttttgcctttctctatatCCCTAGAATTTATCACCATTTAACTTGGCACATAACTACTGTTTAAATTTTTACTGACAACCAGAAAGATATAAGTTCAAGTACTATCTTATTTCTCAGGACCCTAGGTAACTCCCTAAGATTACACATGCTGCAAAGAAGGCACTGAGGAAAATCCATCtttcaatgaaatcccaggtccaatTCCTATCTCCAAGGTGGGCCAGAGTTACATTCCAGGCATATTAGAGGCATCATGGCTCAGAGGACAGAACTTAGGGTCAGGAACTTCCGatttcagatctgacctcagacactcactagatgtgtgactgtggataagtcattcaacctgtttacctcagtttcctcatctataaaaaagagataataataggacctatctcccagggttgttgtgaggatcaactgaaagaATGTTTGTAAAGAATTTAGCAGTGTCTCTactatatagtaggtgctatctacatgttagctattatcatatTGAATGACCTGTTCAAATGCCCAGAGTCGGGAACCACCAAAATCCAGGAATCAGCTGGTCACTCAGTTTAGTTGGAGTGTGTGAAGGTCAGTAATATAAAATATggttggaaaggtagactggaacCACGCTGTGGAAGGTTTTAAACAACGGCTGCTGGTAATTGTTtaacagagcagctaggtggcgcaatgaagtcagaaagactcattttcatgagttcagatccagtctcagatgcttacaagctgtgtaaccctgggctagtcatttaaccctgtttgcctcagtttgctcatctctaaaataagctggaaaaggaaagggcaaaccactccagtatctctgccaaaaaaaccccaaatggggacacgactgaaacgactcaacaatCATTGAATAACAAATAATCGTACAATTAACACATTTTCTAGCTTAGCATATCCTCCAGCACTTCTGTGTGATAAAACAATAAACAAGACAATACACCAAACCCTgattgtagcatttgctgatttccaaggctCAGAATGAAAATTTAACCTTTAGGAAGGAGCCTGTTCAAGCTAGCTCCAATATAAATCAGACTAGGGAGACTGGGGTGCCACTGACAACTTTTGAGCACAGAAGGGACAAGAACTGACCAGATGAAGAAAATTCCCCAAACCAGGCAGTGTTTAATTGGTGCACAGGGAAAAGCCCCCAGACTCTCTGGAGGATTTGGGAATGGGAAGAGATGACTGAAGACCAGGGTGGTCCAGGACGCAGAGAAGGATCTTGAAGAATGGGTAGAATTTGAAAAGCCAGAAAAAGGACAGGGCATTCCAACCCCACCCTTTCCACCCGGCTCCTCCCTAGCATTGGCTCACTGATTTACTATTTCTCTCACTCTGGTGGCAGGAGTCGTCAGTTTCTGCAGGACCCTGTCCAGGATGAAGTATTGGGGGCCCCTGCCTCTGCAGCTTTTGCTAAGCTTCCTGTCCCGGGGGCAAGGGGCCCTGCCCCAGGATGTGGACTGTGTCCAGGTCCACCCTTGCACGTGCCTCCTGCAGGGGAGTCATCAGGTGATCAATCTGGCTGCTGTGGGACCCTTGACCATCCCCTTAGCCCCCGACAAGGAACCTGAGGGATACATTCAATTCAGCCCTTGCCAGCCTTTCAGCGAACCTGCTAACCTCACCTCCACTGAATGCGTACAGGTGGCTGCATGTGTGACCCTGAGGTAAGGAGATCCTCACTCTGCCTGCCTCCCATTCAAGGTAGAAATCATGAAATCacatggtagagtagaaagaagatTTGCTTCTGAATTaaagaggcctgggttcaaatctcttctcCTGAGTTTCTTCCTATGTGAACATTGCCTAGCTTTCTCATCTCATAAAATGAAGGTATGTGTTtgtgagagggggagggggaggttagGGGGAGGGTGTAcctaggagtcaggaaaaacctgagttcaaattctgcctcagactccTTCCTCCCAATGAGATGGAAGTACCCCTAGAGAAATGACTTAGCCTTTGCCTTCTAGAGCAAGAGTTCCCAAGCTGGGGTATGAGAAGTTTATCAAGGGGACATAGGGAActggttgatttgattttctgtgcAGTCATACTTTTTTTCCAAGAGTCTTTGGAGAAACATgtctcattcttttcttcatgaaaaagatcccttccctttatttcttctgtttacGTTCATGGCAAACTCAAGACTTTATTCTTTTCATATTGACAAGCGTACAAAAGGTTTTCAGAAAGCCAGACACTTTCACCATGACTCggctgtatgcctcagtttcttcacccatGATAAAGGGAGCCTCCAACTGAGTTTCATTTGCTAAGGTTCTATCTTCGACTTTCTCCTCCAGACAAGCAGGCTCCGGGGATCTGCACCACACTACTTATGGTAGGCACCAAAAGAGTGAATTTCGGTACAACAGCAGCACCCGTGTCTTGACTGTCACCTACCCTGGTGAGGAGGGAATGGGTCAGTGGGGAAAATCCTGGGCTAGGACCCAAGGGacctgtaagtcacttaaccatttgaGCCTTAGCTTTTCtccctctgcaaaatgggaatgatatcgGCATTCTCTACATCATGGGATTTTTGTGAAGAGTTTTTAACTACAAAGAaatgtataaatgtgagctattatgaTCAGAAGGTTGGCTCTGCCATtttgtgtgactgggcaaatttCTCTAAGCAACTAGGTGTTGAAGGGAACAGAgtgcaccaggcctggagtctgaaaaACCGGGATTCAACTtgggcctcaggcacttacctaatagctgcgtgactctgggcaagtcactttaaccttggCTAacttgtttccccatctgtaaaatggggatgataataataataggctctatctctcaggattgttatgaagatcaaataagacaatatgtacaaaaatatttagcacagtgcctggcacatggtagggcttattcccttctctctaagCCATTGTTTCCTCAATTGTTAAATGAATTATCTAAGACTAGATAAGCCTTTGATCCTAATTTTATCTGGTTCCATGAGGTGGGTAAGAAGcctaagagagaaaaaagatttggGAAACACTTCtaagaatgaacaaaaaaagtatatattaaatacttactgtggGTACCCAAGGATCTTTTTTAAAGAGCTCATCCGGGAATGGGAATTGGGGTGGGAAAGGGTTGTAGTTGTGAGTTTAAGGGACTAAGAAGAGATCGTCTGGACTTGAGAATCTTTTGTGCTAAAAGAGTAAgcagatgagactttgggaaaTCAGGAGccagctagatggcccagtggatagagcattggacctagagtcaggacgACTAAATCAAGCCCTGCCTTAAAcaatagctgtgtaaccccaggcaagtcacttgatcagtctgcctcagtttctccataggaaaatggggataacacctacctcataggattgttgcaAGGTTAAaagataaagtgctttgcaaacaaaatgttatataaatgctagctattattgttaggAAAAGGGTTGGAATCTGTCGTGTGGATGATTACTGAAGAAGCCTATGGGCAAGAGGTTGAGAGGCTAGAGAATGAgggtatttggaatcagaagactggaATCTTGAGAGCTCCTCATGCCACAACTTGACCCCTTTATCTTTTCCAGCCTGGCCTAGCAGTGTCCTGAACACCCTGGCCCACTTTAACTGCAGTCCAGTGAGTACTATGGTCCACGTGTCCCTCCTGCCCACCCACCTGGAGGTCTTCATCCAGACTCCCTGTGCCTGCCCAGACCACTGCCGACTCTGGAGCCCAGACCCCAGCTTCCTCATCGTCAtctcattctttgtgacccttggCATCTACCTCCTCTGGGGTAAATGTTGGGGACTCTTCAGGCCAGGGAGCttcttggggagagagggtaGTTGGGAATGCTGAGGAAATAGTTAACCACCCTTTCCTATGTGACAACAGGTATTTGTGGACTGCCTGTCATCCACACCAATAGAGGAAATCAGCTCATTCCTCAAGACCATTTTGGGTGCAACCCCTGTTTATCTTGCCTTGGGAAGtcagaggaagacaaagaaaacatCCCCCTTATGGCCCTCTGTTCTGGAACTTAGAACTCAACTGGGACCCTCCTGGCCTGGGTCTCCACTGCAATGTAAAGAACCAGATGTGGAGGCTATGATTGAGGCAAGAGGATGGGGAACTAGATGTGCTTGACCTTAAATCTTTTTGTGCCCTCCTTCCTGGGGATATTGAGTTGGAAGAGGGAGAGGCTTCAAGGGTTGTCAGTCACTTAGAGAACTGGGGGATGGGGTGAAGTGTGAATTAGGGCCAGCTGATCTTAACACGGCACAATCCTAACCAGTACATATTGAGGAGCAGGATTTAAATAATGTCTAGAAAGATTTCTAGCCCTGACGAGAGACCAACATCTCTTAACCTGCAAGGATAATTTGTAATCTCCTTATTAAACTTGCCCTTGGTGGTCTTAGTTATGCCTCCCCCAGTCCTGGCTGCAGTCCAGTCCCTTCCAACCCAGCGCCAGGCTCCTTGGAGCCCAGCACTGTCACAAGACGTCAGGGTAAAAAGCAGGAGAACTCAGCTCCAAGgccaccttggacaaatcatctTCCTTCTCTGACCCTTAAGTCAGTTTCTGGGTCACAGTGAGAGGTCAGGAAGATAGGAGGACCTAGGAAGGAGATATTCCTCATCCTTCCACTGATAAGACTGCCTGGTGTCTGGCTACCTAGCAACAGGAGACAAGGAAGCGCCTGAGCATGAAAGTGGAACCAGGAAGAGGACTAAGAGGGAGCGgaacaagaaagcaaaggaatGCTAATAGGAGGGCAAATGTGGCGCAAACCAAGGTGAACAGAGCTgaaggagaggatggagagatgcattcagtcgtttcagtcctgtctctttgtgaccccatttggggttttttttggcaaagactggaatggtttgccatttccttccccaactcgttttacagttgaggtaactgaggcaaacaaggctaagtgacttgctcagggtcacacagctattaagtgtctgaggctagatttgaactcgttttcctgactccaggccctttGTTCCTTTCACCAAGCCACATAGCTGACCCACAAGAAAAGTGGGACAGTACAGGAGAAGGGTGATTAATCTTAAATTACTGATACTTATTTATATCAGAGGGTTTTTAAACATCTCTGGGATAAGCTTCCTGTGTAAGACAAGAAAGAAGGACCTGATATTGAAGGACCTGATATTCTTTGGAGGTCCTTAACCAGTTCTTAGGTGACTGTCTTGAAAATCGATAGcacatgagaaggaagaaaaatctaaTCCCAAGCCATGTCGGCCTAAACTTATTGCTCAGTATCCACATTCCTGGCCCACAAGATAGGAAAAATAGATTGTGCAGAAGCCAGATTCCCTGAAGACCTGGGACcaacaaagagaaggaagagggaactGCCACATGGAAGGCTCATCACAGAACAGGACCTTAGCTCATCAAAATTGTACCTGAAGGTGAATTCACTTCGACAACACATCTGGACAACAGGACTAGTTCTGTCCCAAGTCAGATGATGCTTGCATGGTGAAGGGCAAAGCTGAATAGGATCTGAAGGAGCCCAGTATTCTGCCTGCcattccagaatggctgaatcctAGATCAGCCAATTTACCCAAGTCTCGCCCACGGCCCCCTCTTCCTACTAGAAGGAAACCTCCCATCAGCTAAAGTCCAACATTTCCTAATGTCTTTAACACTCCGCTGTAGAAACTCAGCACGCCCAATAACACACAAGagaacccaaaaaacaaaaccccataaCTTTTAATTGGCCCCAAATCATAATGCCAATTTGACAAAAGACTGAATTTCCTCTTACATTGTAGTTTGCTATGATAGGAACAAGATACAGAAGTACAAATACCATCAGTTGAATCAAAGATGGTGATGATATTTCcataaggggagggggaaaaaaagaggaaaaagaatttagctccctgtctccctccctcctcccaccccatttaAAAAAGATGGAGCAGATTACTCCATCCTAGGAAGCTGAGAATCACCCAAACCCAACTAGACACCTGCCCCATGGAAGTTACTCATGGGATGGGACTCATGATTGaaagggagtggggatggggtgaGGACTTAGAACTTTATTAACTCTTTTTTAGATCTCTgagtaaaaaaaagataaaactctCTCGCAGATTTCCAAACTGTTTTGCATAGACCTATCCCCTTTCCAAAAATATCTCTAATATAATTTCTCTATATAGAATTTGAATCTAAAGCTTTGACAGCACTAGTTAGAACCACTGAGGTCCAGGTATCAGAAAACACACTACCCTTAAGAGGACAGATAGGGCAGGGGGTTGTTTGAAAGGAACGGGATTATTTCGCTAAAAATTTGAAAAGGACCAGTGCAGTTTTCCCACTAATTTCCTGTCCCCTAACTACCTAATTCCCTCAGATTCTCCTCTAGTCTGAaactttgtatttttgttttctcttctatggCTGCCTGGGCTCTGACTTCTCCCAGAAGGGTCATCAGCTGGAGGTCCAGTCCTAGACTCCTGTGAGCCTAAGGGACCTTTCCTATCCCTGATGTCATTCATTCTTCAGCTTTTAGGCAAACGGCAATAACCCATGCTAGATGACTAgggaatgggaagaaaggaaCCCAGTCTTGAAGCTGCCAACTGAGAGAGGTAGAGATGGGAAAGGCTGATGTAGATGACAGGTTTAAGGGAGCTCTCCCAAAGGGATGGGTATGCCCCTCATTTCATAGGACCCCCTGGGCTTTCTCAGTAAGTGTGGAGGCCAGCTGCAcactcagaaaaacaaaacaccacaAATCTCTCCTTCCCCCgatcaagttttgtttttttcttttgttaagatCTTAGACCAAACtgttgaaagaagaaagaggtccCTACCCTCTTAGGGACCCCCCACAGTACTGGCTCCCAGTTAAAGTGCTAGTCATTCACAAGAGTGGGGAGAGAGCACTCCCTCAGGGCCGAGTCTGGTGCCTTTCTGAACCTAGGACAATTCTATTCAACAAATTTTCAGTCCTGACTTA from Notamacropus eugenii isolate mMacEug1 chromosome 1, mMacEug1.pri_v2, whole genome shotgun sequence includes these protein-coding regions:
- the LOC140519492 gene encoding uncharacterized protein isoform X2; this encodes MKYWGPLPLQLLLSFLSRGQGALPQDVDCVQVHPCTCLLQGSHQVINLAAVGPLTIPLAPDKEPEGYIQFSPCQPFSEPANLTSTECVQVAACVTLRQAGSGDLHHTTYAWPSSVLNTLAHFNCSPVSTMVHVSLLPTHLEVFIQTPCACPDHCRLWSPDPSFLIVISFFVTLGIYLLWGICGLPVIHTNRGNQLIPQDHFGCNPCLSCLGKSEEDKENIPLMALCSGT
- the LOC140519492 gene encoding uncharacterized protein isoform X1 → MKYWGPLPLQLLLSFLSRGQGALPQDVDCVQVHPCTCLLQGSHQVINLAAVGPLTIPLAPDKEPEGYIQFSPCQPFSEPANLTSTECVQVAACVTLRQAGSGDLHHTTYGRHQKSEFRYNSSTRVLTVTYPAWPSSVLNTLAHFNCSPVSTMVHVSLLPTHLEVFIQTPCACPDHCRLWSPDPSFLIVISFFVTLGIYLLWGICGLPVIHTNRGNQLIPQDHFGCNPCLSCLGKSEEDKENIPLMALCSGT